Proteins encoded together in one Carya illinoinensis cultivar Pawnee chromosome 3, C.illinoinensisPawnee_v1, whole genome shotgun sequence window:
- the LOC122303065 gene encoding protein LONGIFOLIA 1-like, translating into MSAKLLRTMTDDNQDLQKQIGCMNGFFQLFDRRHFLAGRRINSHDHKRLLSGQNGSPAREPDSTLQRVKETNPKNLVKERHRVSTESSKTSLSSSSCSSSFSSLDYKIAQFESSSYNQPSFPETPTRPMNKPNASLQSRQQSHDLRDVVKDSIYREARILSVKTCRKEEAVGSTLKYIDSPRPLQLPNSIKPRASSANDSVCVLAKLQESRNYKEEKASLKLLSLKEAPRLSYDGRVSQDASKSTIKLKELPRLSLDSRVGSIRGSASETKSNFLLKDLQRRSENSSNMLNQQQEPESSKRSSTIIAKLMGLEAFQQSPLTNENPLGFISNCQTEKSDHFSNSRTTDGNKQNQIPRSPRKSHKDPIQARLKNDDHVIRPTSGSRFPAEPTPRRQPDGNQSSQQTSFGHGKVTTKASNSCPSVYGEIEKRLAELEFNKSGKDLRALKQILEAMQKPKEALDTKKEQASEFASQRRNYGNSLQSSNLASPRKLQNKDPISDTIKGSHSPKSYRPPTAVMKPVKVIRRTSDCASNIIPIERMSRPNKHADTANGRKVDTLRAKDLAPGSNYLKDHFSSLSCSTDKKTNARTSKSTSALTAPRHIIGENNMSSATVSPRLQQRKLRSQKQSPPTIPSLDSSNAIRQPTRQPMGSNSPSRKLKLRSPSLQQCNDQLSETSSGMRDLSHQGDTISLQSESNISLCSDIDMEILRTNQSDKINTTFSQQDGKKQKNPTGCIEDRLIVEPSIATLEQPSPVSVLDATFYRDESPSPVKKILNAFEDYEAQDPDEGEWVPSDLAQFPKGTKPSFSAYIDDNKSESIRLVLQNLQQINYTEENPITDYTTALHESMNSDHRYISEILLASGLLRDLDFDSMTIQLQALGHAIDPEVFLALEQTEASAGLLNDKLSGKKIVKSEHSEKIQRILVFDTVNEILAQKLLLGGPLGKWFSPNKLAGRKPRGQQLLEEMCSAVDQLQNNHLNRSLDEGDDSLRSIISEDLMQQSMDWIDCPCEIPSIVLDLERLIFKDLITEFVNWERVGLKGRPGRRSRKLFSM; encoded by the exons ATGTCTGCAAAGCTTTTGCGTACCATGACTGATGACAATCAAGATTTGCAGAAGCAAATTGGGTGCATGAATGGATTCTTTCAGCTCTTTGACCGTCGCCATTTTCTCGCTGGGCGACGCATCAACAGCCATGACCACAAGAGACTTCTTTCAG GTCAAAATGGTAGCCCGGCAAGAGAGCCTGACAGTACATTACAGAGAGTTAAG GAAACAAATCCAAAGAACCTTGTGAAAGAGAGACATAGAGTCTCGACAGAATCATCCAAAACCTCTCTTTCATCCTCCTCATGCTCATCTAGCTTCTCCTCTCTTGACTATAAAATAGCTCAATTTGAGTCATCTTCATATAACCAACCCAGTTTTCCTGAAACCCCCACTCGGCCCATGAACAAACCAAATGCGTCTTTGCAATCAAGGCAGCAATCCCACGACCTCCGAGATGTTGTTAAAGACTCCATCTACAGAGAAGCCCGTATATTATCAGTAAAAACTTGTAGAAAGGAGGAAGCAGTGGGTAGTACATTAAAATACATCGACTCACCGCGGCCTTTGCAGCTTCCCAACTCTATCAAGCCCAGAGCTTCTAGTGCCAATGATTCGGTTTGCGTTCTTGCTAAACTCCAGGAATCAAGGAATTACAAGGAAGAGAAAGCTAGCCTTAAGCTGTTGTCACTGAAGGAGGCTCCTAGGCTCTCTTATGATGGAAGGGTATCACAAGATGCATCCAAGTCTACCATAAAGTTAAAGGAACTCCCAAGGCTGTCATTGGACAGCAGAGTAGGCTCCATAAGGGGTTCCGCCTCGgaaacaaaatcaaattttcttttgaagGATCTGCAAAGAAGGTCGGAAAACTCCAGCAATATGCTTAACCAGCAGCAAGAACCAGAAAGTTCCAAACGATCATCCACCATTATTGCGAAGTTGATGGGATTGGAAGCTTTCCAACAATCACCATTGACCAACGAGAATCCATTAGGGTTCATCAGTAACTGCCAAACGGAGAAATCTGACCACTTCTCAAACTCAAGAACAACTGATGGAAACAAGCAAAATCAAATTCCTAGGTCCCCAAGGAAATCACACAAGGACCCCATCCAAGCCAGGTTGAAAAATGATGATCATGTTATAAGGCCTACCTCAGGATCAAGATTTCCAGCAGAACCAACTCCGAGGAGGCAGCCAGATGGCAACCAGAGTTCTCAACAAACTAGTTTCGGGCATGGGAAAGTAACCACAAAAGCCTCAAACTCTTGCCCCTCTGTTTATGGTGAAATCGAAAAAAGGTTGGCTGAGCTGGAGTTCAATAAATCTGGCAAGGATCTCAGAGCTCTTAAACAGATACTTGAAGCAATGCAGAAGCCTAAAGAAGCATTAGATACAAAAAAAGAGCAGGCTTCGGAATTTGCATCTCAAAGAAGAAACTATGGCAACTCTCTGCAAAGCTCAAATTTAGCTAGCCCAAGAAAGCTACAAAATAAGGACCCAATTTCTGACACAATCAAGGGGTCACATTCTCCAAAGAGTTATAGACCCCCAACGGCCGTCATGAAACCAGTTAAAGTAATTAGAAGAACAAGTGACTGCGCTTCCAACATAATCCCAATTGAAAGGATGTCAAGACCCAACAAGCATGCTGACACTGCAAATGGGAGAAAGGTTGACACGCTAAGAGCAAAAGATCTAGCTCCAGGAAGCAATTATCTAAAAGACCATTTCAGTTCACTTTCTTGCTCCACTGATAAGAAAACCAATGCGAGAACTTCAAAATCAACATCAGCTTTAACGGCACCCCGACACATAATTGGAGAAAACAACATGAGCTCAGCAACTGTGAGCCCCAGACTGCAACAAAGGAAGCTCAGATCGCAGAAGCAGTCACCTCCTACCATCCCATCTTTAGATTCAAGCAATGCCATCAGGCAACCTACTAGACAACCCATGGGATCAAACTCCCCTAGTAGAAAACTCAAACTAAGATCTCCCAGTTTGCAGCAATGCAATGACCAATTGAGTGAGACCAGCAGTGGCATGAGAGATTTAAGTCACCAAGGTGACACCATTTCTCTGCAATCTGAAAGCAACATTAGCTTGTGCTCCGATATTGACATGGAAATTCTGAGAACCAATCAATCTGACAAGATCAATACCACCTTCTCCCAGCAGGATGGCAAGAAACAAAAG AATCCAACAGGGTGCATCGAAGACAGGTTGATAGTCGAACCGTCAATAGCTACCCTGGAACAACCAAGTCCTGTCTCTGTTCTTGATGCTACATTTTATAGAGACGAGTCACCATCTCCTGTGAAGAAGATATTAAATGCCTTCGAAG ATTATGAGGCTCAAGATCCTGATGAAGGGGAATGGGTTCCATCAGATCTAGCTCAATTTCCAAAGGGCACAAAACCCAGTTTCAGTGCTTACAttgatgataacaaatcagAAAGCATCCGGCTTGTACTTCAAAATCTTCAACAAATAAACTATACTGAAGAGAACCCCATCACTGACTACACCACGGCCCTCCACGAGAGCATGAATTCAGACCACAGATACATTTCAGAAATATTGTTAGCATCAGGTCTCCTCAGAGATCTTGACTTTGACTCGATGACCATTCAGCTCCAAGCATTAGGCCACGCCATCGATCCTGAGGTGTTCCTTGCATTGGAACAAACAGAGGCAAGTGCAGGGCTCTTGAATGATAAACTAAGTGGCAAAAAGATTGTTAAATCAGAACACTctgaaaaaattcaaagaatactCGTATTTGATACTGTTAATGAAATTCTTGCTCAAAAGTTGCTGTTAGGAGGTCCTCTAGGGAAGTGGTTCTCACCAAACAAGCTAGCAGGAAGAAAACCAAGAGGGCAGCAGCTTCTGGAAGAAATGTGTTCAGCAGTAGATCAGCTACAGAATAATCACTTGAACAGAAGCCTAGATGAGGGAGATGACAGTTTGAGGAGCATCATATCAGAAGATTTAATGCAACAATCCATGGATTGGATAGATTGCCCTTGTGAGATTCCTAGCATAGTGTTGGATCTTGAGCGGTTGATCTTTAAAGACTTAATAACTGAATTTGTGAACTGGGAGAGAGTTGGTCTGAAAGGCAGGCCTGGTAGGCGTTCCAGAAAGTTATTTTCCATGTAG